A part of Arachis hypogaea cultivar Tifrunner chromosome 12, arahy.Tifrunner.gnm2.J5K5, whole genome shotgun sequence genomic DNA contains:
- the LOC112726287 gene encoding putative disease resistance RPP13-like protein 1 isoform X2, translating to MAGALVGGAFLSGFINVVFDRLLTTDTVNRVLGKKLGPGLVERLKISLHAAEAVLDDAEYKQLGDNRVRDWLNCLRDAVYDADDFLEAVLTKAATQKEVRSLLPSFFLNRHRKMVDNMEGVVSRIEFLVRQKDILGLQKNTKDNNLSSSSSSSSWRETTCLMEGSIYGREDDQQALIKTINDNSESQLSVIPIVGMGGVGKTTLAKWAYSVAEGFDLKAWVCISETFDVAEITKKTIEEITKNSCTLGSLNLLQNKLQEMLSGKKFFFVLDDVWSEDADKWKQFIAPFHCGAKGSSILLTTRMKEVASVVQTCPAHFLNELLEESCWLLFAANACFPESNGNPTLEEIGRKIVKKCKGLPLAVETLGRLLRGKDDAKEWNAVLRSDIWEFSLKNCKIIPALLISYFQLPAYLKRCFVYCALFPKDYKFYKDKLILLWMAEDLLRLPKRGESLEEVGSECFEELTSRFFFKPTKFFYESYVMHDLLHDLAIFLAGDFYCRIEELHEQEKKKILTRHLSQLPNGRLDHPISKVFKSIVKSESLRTSLYIDDLLSMKSRASKLKYLRVLSFCRLGALPDSIGKLIHLRYLNLSRTFVNTLPESLCNLYNLQTLILYKCSNLTMLPNGMHKLVNLRHLDLRGTSLKEMPRGISNLKMPILDYFVLGKHKDNGIQELGGISNLEGSFEIKKLENVADVRQARSARMSEKNHIDKLLLEWSWDREMVSNTETERDILDGLQPHTGLKELRIKRYIGERFPDWVGQSSYNNMTSVTLASCKNCCMLPSLGQLPSLKSLRIEGFRQLKRIGDEFYKSDSDHHFLPTAPFPSLEELVFREMPCWEEWYVPDPEAFPQLRRLVIKYCGMLKGDVLNSILWRRVSCLREDDEGRSDEMVGGGDALSIRACESFNARSNWLPKSLQKLKILWFPKFEFLEHKYDLVELRIRYSCDSLSSLSLDVFPNLKNLEIIKCRNLESVSMSEAPHSALERISIYDCPELVLFGGEGLAAPNLTHLTISDCPELVSFAGEGLATPNLTHLSLIRCGKLEALPRDMKSLLRNLHSLHISGCPNICRLAEGGLPPNLKELHVGFCKQQMRDLSWMPNLHALTHLTIVGCHCDSVTSYAEVGSLPHLPSLTTLKICSFPNMETLECNELLHLTSLQQLHIKYCKKLENMEGEKLPSSLLLLIIEDCGLLGEHCRNKHQLIWPKISHIPTVKVSD from the coding sequence ATGGCTGGTGCACTTGTTGGTGGAGCTTTCCTTTCTGGCTTCATTAACGTTGTCTTTGACAGGTTGCTCACAACGGATACGGTCAACAGGGTCTTGGGCAAGAAACTTGGCCCTGGCTTGGTTGAGAGGCTGAAAATTTCTCTGCATGCTGCTGAAGCTGTGCTCGATGATGCTGAGTACAAGCAACTGGGTGACAATCGTGTGAGGGATTGGCTCAACTGTCTGAGAGATGCTGTTTATGATGCTGATGACTTTCTCGAAGCTGTACTCACCAAAGCTGCCACTCAAAAGGAGGTACGTTCTTTGTTGCCTAGTTTCTTCCTCAACCGACATAGGAAGATGGTAGATAACATGGAAGGGGTGGTTTCAAGAATAGAATTTCTTGTAAGGCAAAAAGATATCCTTGGTCTTCAAAAGAATACCAAGGATAATAacttgtcatcatcatcatcatcatcatcatggcgAGAAACCACATGTCTGATGGAAGGGAGCATATATGGCAGGGAGGATGATCAACAAGCTTTAATCAAGACAATAAATGACAACAGTGAATCTCAGTTGTCTGTGATTCCCATTGTTGGCATGGGTGGGGTTGGTAAAACTACCTTAGCCAAATGGGCATACAGTGTCGCGGAAGGATTTGATCTCAAAGCATGGGTCTGCATCTCTGAAACATTTGATGTCGCTGAGATTACAAAGAAAACCATTGAGGAGATTACCAAAAATTCTTGTACCCTTGGGAGTTTAAATTTGCTTCAAAATAAACTGCAGGAAATGTTGTCGGGAAAGAAGTTCTTTTTTGTTCTAGACGATGTCTGGAGCGAAGATGCCGATAAGTGGAAGCAATTTATAGCTCCTTTTCACTGTGGGGCTAAGGGCAGTTCAATTCTTCTTACAACTCGTATGAAAGAGGTTGCTTCAGTAGTTCAAACATGTCCCGCTCACTTTCTTAATGAATTGTTAGAAGAGTCTTGTTGGTTATTGTTTGCAGCCAATGCATGTTTTCCGGAGTCAAACGGTAATCCAACATTAGAGGAAATCGGTAGAAAGATTGTCAAGAAGTGTAAAGGGTTGCCATTAGCTGTTGAAACACTTGGGCGCTTGTTGCGAGGAAAGGATGATGCTAAAGAATGGAATGCTGTTTTAAGGAGTGACATCTGGGAATTTTCCTTgaaaaattgtaaaattattccAGCATTGTTAATAAGCTACTTCCAGCTCCCTGCCTATTTAAAGCGTTGCTTCGTTTATTGTGCATTGTTTCCCAAAGATTACAAATTTTATAAAGATAAACTAATTTTGCTGTGGATGGCTGAAGATCTTTTAAGGTTAccaaagagaggagagagtttAGAAGAGGTTGGTTCTGAGTGTTTTGAAGAATTAACTTCAAGGTTTTTTTTTAAACCAACCAAGTTTTTTTATGAGAGTTACGTGATGCATGATCTCTTGCATGACTTGGCAATATTCcttgctggagacttctattgtAGAATAGAAGAGCTtcatgaacaagaaaagaagaagattCTCACTCGTCATTTGTCACAGTTGCCAAATGGAAGGTTAGATCATCCAATCTCAAAAGTCTTTAAGTCCATTGTGAAATCAGAATCTTTGAGGACATCTTTGTATATCGATGATTTGTTAAGCATGAAAAGCAGAGCATCAAAGTTGAAATACTTGAGAGTTTTATCCTTTTGTCGACTTGGTGCATTACCTGATTCAATAGGTAAATTGATTCATCTACGCTATTTGAATCTCTCTAGGACCTTTGTGAACACATTACCAGAGTCATTATGCAATTTGTATAATCTACAAACATTAATATTGTATAAATGTTCTAACCTGACCATGTTGCCCAATGGCATGCATAAACTTGTGAATTTACGGCATCTTGATCTTAGGGGAACTTCTTTGAAAGAAATGCCTAGAGGAATAAGTAATTTGAAAATGCCTATTTTAGATTACTTTGTGCTGGGCAAGCACAAAGACAATGGAATCCAGGAATTAGGAGGGATCTCAAATCTTGAAGGATCATTTGAGATTAAGAAGTTGGAGAATGTTGCTGATGTGAGACAAGCCAGGAGTGCAAGGATGTCGGAGAAGAACCACATTGACAAGTTATTGTTGGAATGGTCTTGGGATCGTGAGATGGTTTCAAACACAGAGACTGAGAGAGATATACTCGATGGCTTGCAACCGCACACTGGCTTGAAAGAGTTGAGAATCAAGCGATATATTGGTGAAAGATTTCCAGATTGGGTGGGACAGTCTTCTTACAACAATATGACAAGTGTAACACTAGCATCTTGCAAGAATTGCTGCATGCTGCCTTCACTTGGACAACTGCCATCTCTCAAGTCCCTGCGCATTGAAGGTTTTCGTCAGCTCAAGCGTATTGGTGATGAGTTTTACAAGAGTGACAGCGATCATCATTTTTTGCCTACTGCACCGTTTCCTTCACTCGAGGAATTGGTGTTTCGTGAGATGCCATGCTGGGAGGAGTGGTACGTACCTGACCCAGAAGCATTTCCTCAGCTTAGGAGACTTGTAATAAAATATTGTGGAATGTTAAAGGGAGATGTGCTTAACAGCATATTGTGGAGAAGGGTTTCTTGTTTGCGGGAAGATGATGAAGGAAGGTCTGATGAGATGGTAGGTGGTGGGGATGCTTTATCAATAAGGGCATGTGAATCATTCAATGCAAGGAGCAATTGGTTACCCAAATCTCTGCAAAAGCTGAAAATCTTGTGGTTCCCAAAATTTGAATTCCTCGAGCACAAGTATGATTTGGTAGAGCTACGAATAAGATACAGCTGTGATTCACTGAGCTCCTTGTCGTTGGATGTCTTTCCCAATCTCAAGAATTTGGAGATAATAAAGTGTAGGAATCTGGAATCAGTGTCAATGTCAGAGGCACCACACTCTGCTCTTGAACGTATCTCCATCTATGATTGCCCTGAATTAGTGTTATTTGGAGGAGAAGGACTGGCTGCACCCAACTTGACTCATCTCACCATCTCTGATTGTCCTGAGTTAGTGTCATTTGCGGGTGAAGGACTGGCTACACCCAACTTGACTCATCTCAGCCTTATACGATGCGGGAAGTTGGAGGCATTACCACGTGACATGAAGAGTCTACTCCGAAATCTACACTCTCTTCATATATCTGGTTGCCCAAACATTTGCAGGTTGGCAGAGGGTGGTTTGCCGCCTAACTTGAAAGAGCTTCATGTGGGATTTTGCAAGCAACAAATGAGGGATCTATCATGGATGCCCAACTTGCATGCCCTCACTCATCTCACAATTGTTGGTTGTCATTGTGATAGCGTGACGTCATACGCAGAAGTGGGTTCGCTGCCTCACCTTCCCTCCCTTACCACTCTCAAGATATGCTCCTTTCCTAACATGGAGACATTGGAGTGCAACGAGCTTCTCCACCTCACCTCCCTTCAACAATTGCACATTAAGTACTGCAAGAAGCTGGAGAATATGGAAGGAGAAAAGCTGCCTTCCTCTCTCTTGCTACTGATAATTGAAGACTGTGGATTGCTGGGAGAACACTGCAGGAACAAGCATCAACTAATCTGGCCCAAAATTTCCCACATCCCCACCGTTAAAGTTTCTGATTAG
- the LOC112726287 gene encoding putative disease resistance RPP13-like protein 1 isoform X1 encodes MLLNSQAVAGYRLVIKFIHLCLVIRLLTTDTVNRVLGKKLGPGLVERLKISLHAAEAVLDDAEYKQLGDNRVRDWLNCLRDAVYDADDFLEAVLTKAATQKEVRSLLPSFFLNRHRKMVDNMEGVVSRIEFLVRQKDILGLQKNTKDNNLSSSSSSSSWRETTCLMEGSIYGREDDQQALIKTINDNSESQLSVIPIVGMGGVGKTTLAKWAYSVAEGFDLKAWVCISETFDVAEITKKTIEEITKNSCTLGSLNLLQNKLQEMLSGKKFFFVLDDVWSEDADKWKQFIAPFHCGAKGSSILLTTRMKEVASVVQTCPAHFLNELLEESCWLLFAANACFPESNGNPTLEEIGRKIVKKCKGLPLAVETLGRLLRGKDDAKEWNAVLRSDIWEFSLKNCKIIPALLISYFQLPAYLKRCFVYCALFPKDYKFYKDKLILLWMAEDLLRLPKRGESLEEVGSECFEELTSRFFFKPTKFFYESYVMHDLLHDLAIFLAGDFYCRIEELHEQEKKKILTRHLSQLPNGRLDHPISKVFKSIVKSESLRTSLYIDDLLSMKSRASKLKYLRVLSFCRLGALPDSIGKLIHLRYLNLSRTFVNTLPESLCNLYNLQTLILYKCSNLTMLPNGMHKLVNLRHLDLRGTSLKEMPRGISNLKMPILDYFVLGKHKDNGIQELGGISNLEGSFEIKKLENVADVRQARSARMSEKNHIDKLLLEWSWDREMVSNTETERDILDGLQPHTGLKELRIKRYIGERFPDWVGQSSYNNMTSVTLASCKNCCMLPSLGQLPSLKSLRIEGFRQLKRIGDEFYKSDSDHHFLPTAPFPSLEELVFREMPCWEEWYVPDPEAFPQLRRLVIKYCGMLKGDVLNSILWRRVSCLREDDEGRSDEMVGGGDALSIRACESFNARSNWLPKSLQKLKILWFPKFEFLEHKYDLVELRIRYSCDSLSSLSLDVFPNLKNLEIIKCRNLESVSMSEAPHSALERISIYDCPELVLFGGEGLAAPNLTHLTISDCPELVSFAGEGLATPNLTHLSLIRCGKLEALPRDMKSLLRNLHSLHISGCPNICRLAEGGLPPNLKELHVGFCKQQMRDLSWMPNLHALTHLTIVGCHCDSVTSYAEVGSLPHLPSLTTLKICSFPNMETLECNELLHLTSLQQLHIKYCKKLENMEGEKLPSSLLLLIIEDCGLLGEHCRNKHQLIWPKISHIPTVKVSD; translated from the exons ATGTTGCTAAATTCCCAGGCTGTAGCTGGATACAGGTTGGTAATCAAGTTCATTCATTTGTGTCTAGTGATAAG GTTGCTCACAACGGATACGGTCAACAGGGTCTTGGGCAAGAAACTTGGCCCTGGCTTGGTTGAGAGGCTGAAAATTTCTCTGCATGCTGCTGAAGCTGTGCTCGATGATGCTGAGTACAAGCAACTGGGTGACAATCGTGTGAGGGATTGGCTCAACTGTCTGAGAGATGCTGTTTATGATGCTGATGACTTTCTCGAAGCTGTACTCACCAAAGCTGCCACTCAAAAGGAGGTACGTTCTTTGTTGCCTAGTTTCTTCCTCAACCGACATAGGAAGATGGTAGATAACATGGAAGGGGTGGTTTCAAGAATAGAATTTCTTGTAAGGCAAAAAGATATCCTTGGTCTTCAAAAGAATACCAAGGATAATAacttgtcatcatcatcatcatcatcatcatggcgAGAAACCACATGTCTGATGGAAGGGAGCATATATGGCAGGGAGGATGATCAACAAGCTTTAATCAAGACAATAAATGACAACAGTGAATCTCAGTTGTCTGTGATTCCCATTGTTGGCATGGGTGGGGTTGGTAAAACTACCTTAGCCAAATGGGCATACAGTGTCGCGGAAGGATTTGATCTCAAAGCATGGGTCTGCATCTCTGAAACATTTGATGTCGCTGAGATTACAAAGAAAACCATTGAGGAGATTACCAAAAATTCTTGTACCCTTGGGAGTTTAAATTTGCTTCAAAATAAACTGCAGGAAATGTTGTCGGGAAAGAAGTTCTTTTTTGTTCTAGACGATGTCTGGAGCGAAGATGCCGATAAGTGGAAGCAATTTATAGCTCCTTTTCACTGTGGGGCTAAGGGCAGTTCAATTCTTCTTACAACTCGTATGAAAGAGGTTGCTTCAGTAGTTCAAACATGTCCCGCTCACTTTCTTAATGAATTGTTAGAAGAGTCTTGTTGGTTATTGTTTGCAGCCAATGCATGTTTTCCGGAGTCAAACGGTAATCCAACATTAGAGGAAATCGGTAGAAAGATTGTCAAGAAGTGTAAAGGGTTGCCATTAGCTGTTGAAACACTTGGGCGCTTGTTGCGAGGAAAGGATGATGCTAAAGAATGGAATGCTGTTTTAAGGAGTGACATCTGGGAATTTTCCTTgaaaaattgtaaaattattccAGCATTGTTAATAAGCTACTTCCAGCTCCCTGCCTATTTAAAGCGTTGCTTCGTTTATTGTGCATTGTTTCCCAAAGATTACAAATTTTATAAAGATAAACTAATTTTGCTGTGGATGGCTGAAGATCTTTTAAGGTTAccaaagagaggagagagtttAGAAGAGGTTGGTTCTGAGTGTTTTGAAGAATTAACTTCAAGGTTTTTTTTTAAACCAACCAAGTTTTTTTATGAGAGTTACGTGATGCATGATCTCTTGCATGACTTGGCAATATTCcttgctggagacttctattgtAGAATAGAAGAGCTtcatgaacaagaaaagaagaagattCTCACTCGTCATTTGTCACAGTTGCCAAATGGAAGGTTAGATCATCCAATCTCAAAAGTCTTTAAGTCCATTGTGAAATCAGAATCTTTGAGGACATCTTTGTATATCGATGATTTGTTAAGCATGAAAAGCAGAGCATCAAAGTTGAAATACTTGAGAGTTTTATCCTTTTGTCGACTTGGTGCATTACCTGATTCAATAGGTAAATTGATTCATCTACGCTATTTGAATCTCTCTAGGACCTTTGTGAACACATTACCAGAGTCATTATGCAATTTGTATAATCTACAAACATTAATATTGTATAAATGTTCTAACCTGACCATGTTGCCCAATGGCATGCATAAACTTGTGAATTTACGGCATCTTGATCTTAGGGGAACTTCTTTGAAAGAAATGCCTAGAGGAATAAGTAATTTGAAAATGCCTATTTTAGATTACTTTGTGCTGGGCAAGCACAAAGACAATGGAATCCAGGAATTAGGAGGGATCTCAAATCTTGAAGGATCATTTGAGATTAAGAAGTTGGAGAATGTTGCTGATGTGAGACAAGCCAGGAGTGCAAGGATGTCGGAGAAGAACCACATTGACAAGTTATTGTTGGAATGGTCTTGGGATCGTGAGATGGTTTCAAACACAGAGACTGAGAGAGATATACTCGATGGCTTGCAACCGCACACTGGCTTGAAAGAGTTGAGAATCAAGCGATATATTGGTGAAAGATTTCCAGATTGGGTGGGACAGTCTTCTTACAACAATATGACAAGTGTAACACTAGCATCTTGCAAGAATTGCTGCATGCTGCCTTCACTTGGACAACTGCCATCTCTCAAGTCCCTGCGCATTGAAGGTTTTCGTCAGCTCAAGCGTATTGGTGATGAGTTTTACAAGAGTGACAGCGATCATCATTTTTTGCCTACTGCACCGTTTCCTTCACTCGAGGAATTGGTGTTTCGTGAGATGCCATGCTGGGAGGAGTGGTACGTACCTGACCCAGAAGCATTTCCTCAGCTTAGGAGACTTGTAATAAAATATTGTGGAATGTTAAAGGGAGATGTGCTTAACAGCATATTGTGGAGAAGGGTTTCTTGTTTGCGGGAAGATGATGAAGGAAGGTCTGATGAGATGGTAGGTGGTGGGGATGCTTTATCAATAAGGGCATGTGAATCATTCAATGCAAGGAGCAATTGGTTACCCAAATCTCTGCAAAAGCTGAAAATCTTGTGGTTCCCAAAATTTGAATTCCTCGAGCACAAGTATGATTTGGTAGAGCTACGAATAAGATACAGCTGTGATTCACTGAGCTCCTTGTCGTTGGATGTCTTTCCCAATCTCAAGAATTTGGAGATAATAAAGTGTAGGAATCTGGAATCAGTGTCAATGTCAGAGGCACCACACTCTGCTCTTGAACGTATCTCCATCTATGATTGCCCTGAATTAGTGTTATTTGGAGGAGAAGGACTGGCTGCACCCAACTTGACTCATCTCACCATCTCTGATTGTCCTGAGTTAGTGTCATTTGCGGGTGAAGGACTGGCTACACCCAACTTGACTCATCTCAGCCTTATACGATGCGGGAAGTTGGAGGCATTACCACGTGACATGAAGAGTCTACTCCGAAATCTACACTCTCTTCATATATCTGGTTGCCCAAACATTTGCAGGTTGGCAGAGGGTGGTTTGCCGCCTAACTTGAAAGAGCTTCATGTGGGATTTTGCAAGCAACAAATGAGGGATCTATCATGGATGCCCAACTTGCATGCCCTCACTCATCTCACAATTGTTGGTTGTCATTGTGATAGCGTGACGTCATACGCAGAAGTGGGTTCGCTGCCTCACCTTCCCTCCCTTACCACTCTCAAGATATGCTCCTTTCCTAACATGGAGACATTGGAGTGCAACGAGCTTCTCCACCTCACCTCCCTTCAACAATTGCACATTAAGTACTGCAAGAAGCTGGAGAATATGGAAGGAGAAAAGCTGCCTTCCTCTCTCTTGCTACTGATAATTGAAGACTGTGGATTGCTGGGAGAACACTGCAGGAACAAGCATCAACTAATCTGGCCCAAAATTTCCCACATCCCCACCGTTAAAGTTTCTGATTAG
- the LOC112726287 gene encoding putative disease resistance RPP13-like protein 1 isoform X3, with amino-acid sequence MLLNSQAVAGYRLLTTDTVNRVLGKKLGPGLVERLKISLHAAEAVLDDAEYKQLGDNRVRDWLNCLRDAVYDADDFLEAVLTKAATQKEVRSLLPSFFLNRHRKMVDNMEGVVSRIEFLVRQKDILGLQKNTKDNNLSSSSSSSSWRETTCLMEGSIYGREDDQQALIKTINDNSESQLSVIPIVGMGGVGKTTLAKWAYSVAEGFDLKAWVCISETFDVAEITKKTIEEITKNSCTLGSLNLLQNKLQEMLSGKKFFFVLDDVWSEDADKWKQFIAPFHCGAKGSSILLTTRMKEVASVVQTCPAHFLNELLEESCWLLFAANACFPESNGNPTLEEIGRKIVKKCKGLPLAVETLGRLLRGKDDAKEWNAVLRSDIWEFSLKNCKIIPALLISYFQLPAYLKRCFVYCALFPKDYKFYKDKLILLWMAEDLLRLPKRGESLEEVGSECFEELTSRFFFKPTKFFYESYVMHDLLHDLAIFLAGDFYCRIEELHEQEKKKILTRHLSQLPNGRLDHPISKVFKSIVKSESLRTSLYIDDLLSMKSRASKLKYLRVLSFCRLGALPDSIGKLIHLRYLNLSRTFVNTLPESLCNLYNLQTLILYKCSNLTMLPNGMHKLVNLRHLDLRGTSLKEMPRGISNLKMPILDYFVLGKHKDNGIQELGGISNLEGSFEIKKLENVADVRQARSARMSEKNHIDKLLLEWSWDREMVSNTETERDILDGLQPHTGLKELRIKRYIGERFPDWVGQSSYNNMTSVTLASCKNCCMLPSLGQLPSLKSLRIEGFRQLKRIGDEFYKSDSDHHFLPTAPFPSLEELVFREMPCWEEWYVPDPEAFPQLRRLVIKYCGMLKGDVLNSILWRRVSCLREDDEGRSDEMVGGGDALSIRACESFNARSNWLPKSLQKLKILWFPKFEFLEHKYDLVELRIRYSCDSLSSLSLDVFPNLKNLEIIKCRNLESVSMSEAPHSALERISIYDCPELVLFGGEGLAAPNLTHLTISDCPELVSFAGEGLATPNLTHLSLIRCGKLEALPRDMKSLLRNLHSLHISGCPNICRLAEGGLPPNLKELHVGFCKQQMRDLSWMPNLHALTHLTIVGCHCDSVTSYAEVGSLPHLPSLTTLKICSFPNMETLECNELLHLTSLQQLHIKYCKKLENMEGEKLPSSLLLLIIEDCGLLGEHCRNKHQLIWPKISHIPTVKVSD; translated from the exons ATGTTGCTAAATTCCCAGGCTGTAGCTGGATACAG GTTGCTCACAACGGATACGGTCAACAGGGTCTTGGGCAAGAAACTTGGCCCTGGCTTGGTTGAGAGGCTGAAAATTTCTCTGCATGCTGCTGAAGCTGTGCTCGATGATGCTGAGTACAAGCAACTGGGTGACAATCGTGTGAGGGATTGGCTCAACTGTCTGAGAGATGCTGTTTATGATGCTGATGACTTTCTCGAAGCTGTACTCACCAAAGCTGCCACTCAAAAGGAGGTACGTTCTTTGTTGCCTAGTTTCTTCCTCAACCGACATAGGAAGATGGTAGATAACATGGAAGGGGTGGTTTCAAGAATAGAATTTCTTGTAAGGCAAAAAGATATCCTTGGTCTTCAAAAGAATACCAAGGATAATAacttgtcatcatcatcatcatcatcatcatggcgAGAAACCACATGTCTGATGGAAGGGAGCATATATGGCAGGGAGGATGATCAACAAGCTTTAATCAAGACAATAAATGACAACAGTGAATCTCAGTTGTCTGTGATTCCCATTGTTGGCATGGGTGGGGTTGGTAAAACTACCTTAGCCAAATGGGCATACAGTGTCGCGGAAGGATTTGATCTCAAAGCATGGGTCTGCATCTCTGAAACATTTGATGTCGCTGAGATTACAAAGAAAACCATTGAGGAGATTACCAAAAATTCTTGTACCCTTGGGAGTTTAAATTTGCTTCAAAATAAACTGCAGGAAATGTTGTCGGGAAAGAAGTTCTTTTTTGTTCTAGACGATGTCTGGAGCGAAGATGCCGATAAGTGGAAGCAATTTATAGCTCCTTTTCACTGTGGGGCTAAGGGCAGTTCAATTCTTCTTACAACTCGTATGAAAGAGGTTGCTTCAGTAGTTCAAACATGTCCCGCTCACTTTCTTAATGAATTGTTAGAAGAGTCTTGTTGGTTATTGTTTGCAGCCAATGCATGTTTTCCGGAGTCAAACGGTAATCCAACATTAGAGGAAATCGGTAGAAAGATTGTCAAGAAGTGTAAAGGGTTGCCATTAGCTGTTGAAACACTTGGGCGCTTGTTGCGAGGAAAGGATGATGCTAAAGAATGGAATGCTGTTTTAAGGAGTGACATCTGGGAATTTTCCTTgaaaaattgtaaaattattccAGCATTGTTAATAAGCTACTTCCAGCTCCCTGCCTATTTAAAGCGTTGCTTCGTTTATTGTGCATTGTTTCCCAAAGATTACAAATTTTATAAAGATAAACTAATTTTGCTGTGGATGGCTGAAGATCTTTTAAGGTTAccaaagagaggagagagtttAGAAGAGGTTGGTTCTGAGTGTTTTGAAGAATTAACTTCAAGGTTTTTTTTTAAACCAACCAAGTTTTTTTATGAGAGTTACGTGATGCATGATCTCTTGCATGACTTGGCAATATTCcttgctggagacttctattgtAGAATAGAAGAGCTtcatgaacaagaaaagaagaagattCTCACTCGTCATTTGTCACAGTTGCCAAATGGAAGGTTAGATCATCCAATCTCAAAAGTCTTTAAGTCCATTGTGAAATCAGAATCTTTGAGGACATCTTTGTATATCGATGATTTGTTAAGCATGAAAAGCAGAGCATCAAAGTTGAAATACTTGAGAGTTTTATCCTTTTGTCGACTTGGTGCATTACCTGATTCAATAGGTAAATTGATTCATCTACGCTATTTGAATCTCTCTAGGACCTTTGTGAACACATTACCAGAGTCATTATGCAATTTGTATAATCTACAAACATTAATATTGTATAAATGTTCTAACCTGACCATGTTGCCCAATGGCATGCATAAACTTGTGAATTTACGGCATCTTGATCTTAGGGGAACTTCTTTGAAAGAAATGCCTAGAGGAATAAGTAATTTGAAAATGCCTATTTTAGATTACTTTGTGCTGGGCAAGCACAAAGACAATGGAATCCAGGAATTAGGAGGGATCTCAAATCTTGAAGGATCATTTGAGATTAAGAAGTTGGAGAATGTTGCTGATGTGAGACAAGCCAGGAGTGCAAGGATGTCGGAGAAGAACCACATTGACAAGTTATTGTTGGAATGGTCTTGGGATCGTGAGATGGTTTCAAACACAGAGACTGAGAGAGATATACTCGATGGCTTGCAACCGCACACTGGCTTGAAAGAGTTGAGAATCAAGCGATATATTGGTGAAAGATTTCCAGATTGGGTGGGACAGTCTTCTTACAACAATATGACAAGTGTAACACTAGCATCTTGCAAGAATTGCTGCATGCTGCCTTCACTTGGACAACTGCCATCTCTCAAGTCCCTGCGCATTGAAGGTTTTCGTCAGCTCAAGCGTATTGGTGATGAGTTTTACAAGAGTGACAGCGATCATCATTTTTTGCCTACTGCACCGTTTCCTTCACTCGAGGAATTGGTGTTTCGTGAGATGCCATGCTGGGAGGAGTGGTACGTACCTGACCCAGAAGCATTTCCTCAGCTTAGGAGACTTGTAATAAAATATTGTGGAATGTTAAAGGGAGATGTGCTTAACAGCATATTGTGGAGAAGGGTTTCTTGTTTGCGGGAAGATGATGAAGGAAGGTCTGATGAGATGGTAGGTGGTGGGGATGCTTTATCAATAAGGGCATGTGAATCATTCAATGCAAGGAGCAATTGGTTACCCAAATCTCTGCAAAAGCTGAAAATCTTGTGGTTCCCAAAATTTGAATTCCTCGAGCACAAGTATGATTTGGTAGAGCTACGAATAAGATACAGCTGTGATTCACTGAGCTCCTTGTCGTTGGATGTCTTTCCCAATCTCAAGAATTTGGAGATAATAAAGTGTAGGAATCTGGAATCAGTGTCAATGTCAGAGGCACCACACTCTGCTCTTGAACGTATCTCCATCTATGATTGCCCTGAATTAGTGTTATTTGGAGGAGAAGGACTGGCTGCACCCAACTTGACTCATCTCACCATCTCTGATTGTCCTGAGTTAGTGTCATTTGCGGGTGAAGGACTGGCTACACCCAACTTGACTCATCTCAGCCTTATACGATGCGGGAAGTTGGAGGCATTACCACGTGACATGAAGAGTCTACTCCGAAATCTACACTCTCTTCATATATCTGGTTGCCCAAACATTTGCAGGTTGGCAGAGGGTGGTTTGCCGCCTAACTTGAAAGAGCTTCATGTGGGATTTTGCAAGCAACAAATGAGGGATCTATCATGGATGCCCAACTTGCATGCCCTCACTCATCTCACAATTGTTGGTTGTCATTGTGATAGCGTGACGTCATACGCAGAAGTGGGTTCGCTGCCTCACCTTCCCTCCCTTACCACTCTCAAGATATGCTCCTTTCCTAACATGGAGACATTGGAGTGCAACGAGCTTCTCCACCTCACCTCCCTTCAACAATTGCACATTAAGTACTGCAAGAAGCTGGAGAATATGGAAGGAGAAAAGCTGCCTTCCTCTCTCTTGCTACTGATAATTGAAGACTGTGGATTGCTGGGAGAACACTGCAGGAACAAGCATCAACTAATCTGGCCCAAAATTTCCCACATCCCCACCGTTAAAGTTTCTGATTAG